The following are from one region of the Cetobacterium somerae genome:
- a CDS encoding LUD domain-containing protein gives MDQNIKWFYNKKAENITKVLLSKEYDAIFIDHLDNIKDFLTSKISPSESLVLDETPFLNLLELSSPLKEKGCTIFDYKKDREAILADNFITQCDFITENGELIFSNDFASCAAIFGPNKIFVIVSAYKIIKNLSEMDKKSINNFSVIHHGRKFPNKYTVIVVSENI, from the coding sequence ATGGATCAAAATATAAAATGGTTTTATAATAAAAAAGCTGAAAACATCACAAAAGTACTACTTTCTAAGGAATATGATGCTATTTTTATAGATCATTTGGATAATATTAAAGATTTTTTAACATCTAAAATATCACCATCTGAATCTTTAGTTCTTGATGAAACACCTTTTTTAAATCTTCTAGAGTTATCTTCTCCACTAAAGGAAAAAGGGTGTACTATATTTGATTATAAAAAGGATCGAGAAGCTATTTTAGCTGATAACTTTATTACCCAATGTGATTTTATCACAGAAAATGGTGAGTTAATTTTTTCAAATGATTTTGCAAGTTGTGCAGCTATTTTTGGACCTAATAAAATATTCGTTATTGTTAGTGCATATAAAATTATTAAAAATCTTTCTGAAATGGACAAAAAATCTATTAACAACTTTAGTGTAATTCATCACGGACGAAAATTTCCTAATAAATATACAGTTATTGTAGTTTCAGAAAATATATAA